One segment of Cetobacterium sp. NK01 DNA contains the following:
- the purF gene encoding amidophosphoribosyltransferase gives MIKEIEYFLSGKINEECGVFGVFNVEDAAQLTYYGLHSLQHRGQEGAGIASSDGESIIREKGEGLVTEVFNTERIAKLPGNMSIGHVRYSTTGGGGIENVQPILVRSHTGDFVIAHNGNIVNAKELKMQLEAMGSIFHTTSDSEIIGHLIQREVGDFHEKILKALPKLEGAFSFLIMNNENLFVIRDKNGFRPLSMGKLEDGYVFSSESSAFEIVGADYIRGLKPGEVLKVSKDEIESFQYTDCTQDKMCSMEYIYFSRPDSSINGLNVHTSRRNCGAILAKESPVEADIVIGVPDSSLSSAMGYSDFSGIPYEMGLVKNRYVGRTFIKPNQHQRERGVKMKLSAMEAVVKDKRVVLVDDSIVRGTTSKHIIKLLKDAGAKEVHMRIASSPIISPCFYGVDTSTYNELISTRLSPKELGEYIGADSLAFLSNDGMVEGLGKNICLACFTGKYPTSMFSLLENLKK, from the coding sequence ACATAGGGGTCAAGAGGGAGCTGGAATAGCTTCCTCTGATGGAGAAAGTATCATTAGAGAAAAAGGAGAAGGATTAGTAACTGAAGTTTTTAATACAGAAAGAATAGCTAAACTTCCTGGAAATATGTCTATTGGTCATGTTAGATACTCAACAACAGGTGGAGGAGGAATTGAAAATGTTCAACCTATATTAGTTCGTTCTCACACTGGAGACTTTGTAATTGCTCACAATGGAAATATAGTAAATGCAAAAGAATTAAAAATGCAATTAGAAGCAATGGGAAGTATTTTTCACACAACATCAGATAGTGAAATAATAGGACACTTAATTCAGAGAGAAGTTGGGGATTTTCATGAAAAAATACTTAAAGCATTACCTAAATTAGAAGGGGCTTTTTCATTTTTAATAATGAATAACGAAAATCTTTTTGTGATTAGAGATAAAAATGGATTTAGACCTTTATCGATGGGAAAATTAGAGGATGGATATGTGTTTAGTTCTGAAAGTTCAGCTTTTGAAATAGTAGGTGCTGATTACATAAGAGGGTTAAAGCCAGGAGAGGTTTTAAAAGTTTCTAAAGATGAAATAGAGTCGTTTCAGTATACAGACTGTACTCAAGATAAAATGTGTTCTATGGAATACATATATTTTTCAAGACCAGATAGCAGTATAAATGGTTTAAATGTTCATACAAGCAGAAGAAACTGTGGAGCAATACTTGCGAAAGAAAGTCCAGTTGAAGCAGATATAGTTATAGGAGTACCAGACTCATCTTTATCTTCAGCAATGGGGTACTCAGATTTCTCAGGAATTCCTTATGAAATGGGACTTGTAAAGAATAGATATGTGGGTAGAACATTTATAAAGCCAAATCAGCACCAAAGAGAACGTGGAGTAAAGATGAAACTTTCAGCTATGGAAGCTGTTGTTAAAGATAAGAGAGTTGTACTTGTAGACGACTCGATAGTAAGAGGAACAACATCTAAACATATAATAAAATTATTAAAGGATGCAGGAGCAAAAGAGGTTCATATGAGAATAGCATCATCTCCAATAATAAGTCCATGTTTTTATGGAGTGGATACCTCTACATATAATGAATTGATAAGTACAAGATTATCACCAAAAGAATTAGGAGAATATATTGGAGCAGATTCTCTAGCGTTTTTATCAAATGATGGAATGGTAGAAGGATTAGGAAAAAATATATGTTTAGCATGTTTTACTGGAAAATATCCAACTAGTATGTTTAGTTTATTAGAAAATTTAAAGAAATAG